In Desulfosudis oleivorans Hxd3, the DNA window CCATGCCGAAGAGCCGTTGCGAAAGCCCGGGGGCGAAAATCATTCCCGCACCGGAACCGCCGGCACCGAAAATGGTGTACCAGTACATCCCCTTGATCCAGCCCATGCGAACTTTTCTGTTTTGGTCCATTTTGCACCCTTCCCCTGTTTCGTGCTGTTTTAACAACAAAAGGCGGCGTGGCACATCGCCGATTTCTCAAGTCTTTATCTATCATCTTCAGGGCCTCTTGCAAACCGTACGGCGCTTTCTGTCTGGCGGTCTTCACGCCTGCCGGGACCGGGGTTCAAAAAACGATTTCGGCGCGCAACGGCAGATGGTCGGACGCGATTTTCGTCAATGGGTTTTTCAGCGGTGCGATGGTGTGCAGGCAGGTTGCCGGCCACACCAGTATTCTGTCCAGTGACAGCAGGGGAAACCGGGCCGGAAAGGTCGACGGCGTGTGAATATGGTCAAAAAACCGGCGCGCCTGCCGCAACGAACGCGCCCCGGCAATCCACTCATTCAAATCTCCCATCAGCACAAAAATATCCGCCGGTCGCCGCTCAAGCACCTTCAGCAGAAGCTTTACCTGGGCACGGCGTTCGGCTGCCCGAAGGCCAAGGTGGGTGGCAACAATGCAGATACGCCTGTCATCCACCGACAGCGTCAGGCAGATGGCCCCCCGGGGTTCACGCTGTTTAAAGCTGAGATTGATATGTTCTACATGTTCCACCGCATCACGGGTTAATACGACATTGCCATAATGTGCCGCGTCCCGGAACATGGTCATA includes these proteins:
- a CDS encoding endonuclease/exonuclease/phosphatase family protein, with amino-acid sequence MNVTTLLKLATYNIHGSVGTDGRFDPARTMAVINQLDADIIALQEVSTIRSDLREWVSGFQAETGMRVIPGMTMFRDAAHYGNVVLTRDAVEHVEHINLSFKQREPRGAICLTLSVDDRRICIVATHLGLRAAERRAQVKLLLKVLERRPADIFVLMGDLNEWIAGARSLRQARRFFDHIHTPSTFPARFPLLSLDRILVWPATCLHTIAPLKNPLTKIASDHLPLRAEIVF